A section of the Larus michahellis chromosome 1, bLarMic1.1, whole genome shotgun sequence genome encodes:
- the KCNE3 gene encoding potassium voltage-gated channel subfamily E member 3, with protein sequence MERPSWAMGTSSCWVCGAAVVHAGDIRSSKIAAPAAASTEGLQQPSWAKGHGHPGVPVALGSVPVNANLWVDTYKLILIEKFLKGLGEDMEEDNRTETWHQSLQAVLNALNQTLHGVILCPADRPAATSAATRNASTRASRAGRNDNAYMYILFVMTLFAATVGSLILGYTRSRKVDKRSDPYHVYIKNRVSMI encoded by the exons ATGGAGCGTCCCAGCTGGGCAATGGGGACCAGTTCCTGCTGGGTCTGTGGTGCTGCCGTGGTCCATGCAGGTGACATCAGGTCCTCCAAAATCGCTGCTCCGGCTGCAGCATCCACAGAGGGCTTACAGCAGCCATCCTGGGCGAAGGGACACGGCCACCCTGGGGTCCCGGTGGCACTGGGATCCGTGCCTGTCAATGCAAACCTATGGGTAGACACATATAAACTGATTTTAATCGAAAAGTTTCTTAAGGG GCTGGGCGAGGACATGGAGGAGGACAACCGGACGGAGACCTGGCACCAAAGCCTCCAGGCGGTGCTTAATGCCTTGAACCAGACGCTGCACGGGGTCATCCTCTGCCCCGCCGACCGCCCTGCCGCCACCAGTGCTGCCACCCGCAATGCCAGCACCCGCGCCAGCCGTGCTGGCCGCAACGACAACGCCTACATGTACATCCTCTTCGTCATGACCCTCTTTGCCGCTACAGTGGGGAGCCTCATCCTGGGCTACACCCGCTCCCGCAAAGTGGACAAGCGAAGCGACCCCTACCATGTCTACATCAAGAACAGAGTCTCCATGATCTGA
- the LIPT2 gene encoding octanoyl-[acyl-carrier-protein]:protein N-octanoyltransferase LIPT2, mitochondrial — translation MSQAPVRVLRLGLRPYAEALRVQERCMGAARAARGCGPDPVPGLPGESVVLSEPSGPVYAWGLRGAPEAEVAARLRARGAGLAAARRGGRITFHGPGQLLAFPVLDLRRRRLPLRGYVAALEGLVLRLCRRLGLAAARALPPPFTGVWMGDSKICAIGVHCGNHITSHGLALNCCTDLTWFDHIVPCGLEGKGVTSLSRELGRHVTVDHVLEPFLDAFQEVFDCTLVFSEDPGD, via the exons ATGTCGCAGGCCCCGGTGCGGGTTCTGCGGCTGGGGCTGCGGCCCTACGCCGAGGCGCTGCGGGTGCAGGAGCGCTGCAtgggggcggcgcgggcggcgcggggctgcggccCCGACCCCGTCCCCGGGCTCCCCGGGGAGAGCGTGGTGCTGAGCGAGCCCTCGGGGCCCGTCTACGCCTGGGGCCTGCGGGGCGCCCCGGAGGCGGAGGTGGCGGCGCGGCtgcgggcgcggggcgcggggctggcggcggcgcggcgcggcgggcggaTCACCTTCCACGGGCCCGGGCAGCTCCTGGCCTTCCCGGTGCTCgacctgcggcggcggcggctgccgctgcGCGGGTACGTGGCGGCgctggaggggctggtgctgcggcTCTGCCGCCGCCTGGGCCTGGCCGCCGCCCGCGCCCTCCCGCCGCCCTTCACCGGCGTCTGGATGGGCGACAGCAAGATCTGCGCCATCG GGGTGCACTGCGGGAACCACATCACCTCCCATGGGCTGGCGCTGAACTGCTGCACCGACCTCACCTGGTTCGACCACATCGTCCCCTGCGGGCTGGAGGGAAAAGGCGTCACCTCGCTGAGCCGCGAGCTGGGGCGGCACGTCACCGTTGACCACGTCCTCGAACCCTTCCTCGACGCCTTCCAGGAGGTGTTCGACTGCACCTTGGTCTTTTCAGAAGACCCCGGGGACTAG